CCTTGAACTGCAAGCCGTGCGTGCGGTCGTTCTGCCACGTGCCAACGCACTCCATGAACTCGCCCACGGCAGGCGAGGCAGCGAGGCCGACCACCGCCACCGGCTCGCGCTGCCCGGCAACCCGCAGGCGCAGCACCGTGAAGCCAGATTCCTCGCTGTGAAACGTTACCCGCTCGACGGAACCCGAGAGGCGCTCTTCATGGGTGTCGGCGGGTGTTGTCATTGGTTGTGCAGTGGACTTTGTGGACGAAGTGGACGACCGGCAGGGCAGAGTGCTTTACGGAGTTCCGGCGGCGAGTTTCTGGAGCGCCTGAAGTGTGCGGTCGCACTCGGCTTCGGCCTTGCGTTTGTTGCCGAGCGAAAGTGCTGCGCTCGTCTGGTTCGTGTTGAGCGTTGAAAGACGAACGATTTCGGTGTTCAGCCGCATGAACTCGCTGAACTCGGTCTTTGCCTCCCTGATGTAAGGCTTGCTCTTTTTGCCCGTCATCGTATTGAGTTTGTTCAGCGCAGTCTCAATGCTCTTTTGTTCAGCCTGCATCGTTTCTTCGATGCTCTTCTTTGCTTTCTCATCAGCGGCGTTTACATGGTGCGTCTGAAGGATGACAAGATTGCGGATGGCCAGCTTGGCATCTTCAGCGGTCTTTTCCATCTGCGCTTTGCGCCACTCAGGCTTGACCCTCGCGGTCAACTTGTCGAGGTTGCCGTCGATCTTGCGCATCAGCTCTTCGCCGATCGTTGATGAA
This portion of the Chlorobaculum parvum NCIB 8327 genome encodes:
- a CDS encoding MCP four helix bundle domain-containing protein codes for the protein MNRDEKEAGKSIGLAWAASLVATALVTLLLSFWLQSASFMSGGSASMQKQALLAEMRVNLVRSVEKEKSAVLATTDEESRTYAEQSSAAAREVNRDLKTLESMVAKDGSGKEKELVDKFSKSWATVSAIDATLLETATENTNLKALNLSSTIGEELMRKIDGNLDKLTARVKPEWRKAQMEKTAEDAKLAIRNLVILQTHHVNAADEKAKKSIEETMQAEQKSIETALNKLNTMTGKKSKPYIREAKTEFSEFMRLNTEIVRLSTLNTNQTSAALSLGNKRKAEAECDRTLQALQKLAAGTP